The following coding sequences lie in one Arachis stenosperma cultivar V10309 chromosome 5, arast.V10309.gnm1.PFL2, whole genome shotgun sequence genomic window:
- the LOC130980941 gene encoding uncharacterized protein LOC130980941, giving the protein MTPTTGIGRALRTKKLSPTYLGTFQILKRVSPATYQKALTPYLSNLHDVFPVAQLKKYNPYKSHILQPETVQLRGNLTYQTLPVRIVERSDKQLKGKTVQLVKVVWGQTRIEEYKWELEDKMRKDYPFLF; this is encoded by the coding sequence ATGACACCTACAACTGGAATAGGTAGAGCTCTTAGAACTAAGAAATTGAGTCCAACATACTTAGGTACTTTTCAAATTCTTAAAAGAGTCAGTCCAGCAACATACCAAAAAGCCCTTACTCCTTATTTGTCAAACCTTCACGATGTTTTTCCTGTTGCACAACTCAAGAAATATAATCCCTACAAAAGTCACATTTTACAACCAGAGACAGTACAGCTACGAGGCAACTTAACATATCAAACTTTACCAGTCAGGATTGTGGAACGAAGTGACAAACAGTTGAAAGGGAAGACAGTACAATTGGTTAAGGTGGTGTGGGGACAAACTAGGATTGAAGAGTACAAATGGGAACTAGAAGACAAGATGAGGAAAGACTACCCGTTTCTCTTTTAA